TGGTGCCGCCCGGCGTGCCGGCGACCGGTGACGCCGAAGGTGAGCCGCCGGTTGGCCGCCGTGTTCGCCACCGCGGTCAGCAGCAGCGCCAGCAGGTTCGCCGGTTGCGCCCCGAGCGGGCCGCGGGCCACCACGAACAGCAGGAGGTACGCCAGCGTGCTGGCCACCCCGACGGCGGCGAAGCGGGCGAGCTGACCGGGCAGCCCGACCGGCACCTGCGCCGCCGGCGCCGGAAGCGGCGCGCGGCCGAGCTGGGAGCGCAACCGGGCCAGCGGCAACGCGCCGGTGAGCAGCGCCCGGCCCAGCCGTCCGATGCCGCGCAGGTCGGCGAGGGCGGTGGCGACGATGTCGACCCGGCTGTCCGGGTCGTCCACCCAGTCCACCGGCACCTCGTGGATCCGCAGCCCGGCCCGCTGCGCCAGGACCAGCAACTCGGTGTCGAAGAACCAGCCGGTGTCCTGGACGAGCGGCAGCAGCTCGGCCGCCACGTCGGCGCGGATCGCCTTGAAGCCGCACTGCGCGTCGGAGAAACGCGCCGCGAGCGCGCCACGCAGCAGCAGGTTGTAGCCCCGCGAGATCACCTCCCGCTTGGCGCCCCGGACCACCCGGCTGGCCCGCGCCAGCCGGGTGCCGATGGCCAGGTCGGAGTGGCCGGACAGGAGCGGGGCGACGAGCGGCAGCAGCGCGGCCAGGTCGGTGGAGAGGTCCACGTCCAGGTACGCGAGCACCGGCGCGGGCGACGCGGACCAGGCCGCCCGCAGCGCCCGTCCGCGCCCCTTCTCGGCCAGGTGCAGCACTCCCACCTCGGGCAGCTCGGCGGCGAGCGCCTCGGCCACCGCCCAGGTGCCGTCGGAGCTGGCGTTGTCAGCCACCGTGATCCGGAACGGGTACGGGAAGTGCGCGGTCAGGTGCGCGTGCAGCCGCCGCACGCAGGGGCCGAGGTCGACCTCCTCGTTGTAGACCGGGACCACCACGTCCAACACGGCGGTGGCGGCGGTGGGCCGGGCGTGCACCGCGGCCCGGGACTCAGGCGTACGTGTCATGGCTCAGCCCTCGCTGCTCAGGTCGTAGACGGTGGTCCCGTCGACGGTGGTCGCGGTGAAGGTCTCGGCCACCCAGGCGGCGATCTCGGCCGAGGCGCTGCTGCCGCCGTTGGCCCGGAACCCGCCGCCCCCGACGAAGTAGTGGATCTTCCCGGCGGCGACGTACCGCTGGAACTGTTCGAGGGTCGGCGACGGGTCGCTGCCGTTGAAGCCGCCGATCGGCATCACCGGTTCGCCGGTGGCGAGCTGGTAGCCGGACGCGTTGTTCGAACCGACCGTGGCCGCGACCCAGGTGTAGTCCGTCGCGTCGGCCTTGAGCAGCGCCGTCATCTCCGCGCTCGGCTCACGGGCGTCGAGCAGTCCGCCCATGCCGCCGCCGGGCGTGCCGCGACCCCCGTCCTGGCCCGTGCCGCCGCCGTCCCGGCCACCGGAGGCGCCCGGAGCCTGGCCGCCGCCCGGAAAGCCCGGAAACCCGCCGTCCTGTCGGGTGCCGCGGTTCTGGCCGGTGCCGTCCTGGCCGCCGGGAAAGCCGGGGAACGCGCCGTTGCCGCCGCCGGGGAATCCGGGGAGCTCCCCGCCGCCGGGGCTCCGCCCACCGGGGAAGCCACCCCGGCCGGCGGGACCGAAGCCGCCCGCCACGACGGGACCCGCGCTGGGAATCGAACCGGTGTGCGGGGTCGACGCGGTCTGCCAGGCGTACGCCGCCGGCCCCGCCATCCCCACCGCCACCCCCACCGCCGCGATCCCGGCCACCCCCCACCGCGTCCACCGCGTCCACCGCCGCGCGCCCCGACCCGGGGTGATCAAGGAGTTCGCGTCGCCGCGCGACTCGCTTCCCGACGCGAACTCCTTGATCACTGGAAGGGGCCGGGGGGTGCGGAGGTCGAGCAGGGGCAGGAGGGCGGCCGTCGTCAGGCCGGTGGCCAGGATCGTGGGGCGCAGCCACGGGTGCCAGTCGGGGGTACGGCCGAGCAGGCGCCACGACCACCAGACGGTGATCGCGAGCGTGCCGGCCAGGATCAGCGTGGCGACGTGTCCACGCCACCGGCCGGACGCGGTCCGGGCCCGCCAGAGCATGGTGACCCCGATGCCGACGAGCGCGCCGACGGCCGGCGCGAGGGCGACCGTGTAGTAGGCGTGGAAGATGCCGGACATGAAGCTGAAGATCAACCCGGTGACCAGCAGCCAGCCGCCCCAGAGCAGCAGGCCGGCCCGCCGCCGGTCGGTACGCGCCGCCCGCCCGGCCAGCCACAGGCCCGCCGCCAGCAGGATCAGCGCGGCCGGCAGCAGCC
The genomic region above belongs to Micromonospora sp. WMMD1128 and contains:
- a CDS encoding glycosyltransferase family 39 protein, yielding MDRTESLLTGGPGATAPETGPPATDPAAHPVPRPTPTPADPPAGRDPRWARPALLALLVTTGLLYLWGLGASGWGNAFYSAAVQAGSESWTAFLYGSSDAANSITVDKTPASLWLMALSVRVFGLSSWSILVPQALLGVASVGVLYASVRRWYGPAAGLLAGAVLALTPVATLMFRFNNPDALLVFLLVAAAYATVRAVETASTRWLALAGVLVGFGFLTKMLQAFLVLPVLAGVYLLAAPTGPGRRIRQLLLAGLAVLVSAGWWVALVELVPASARPYIGGSQHNSILELTLGYNGLGRITGDEVGSVGGGGRPGGGGGGPFSGQAGPLRMFDTEVGGQISWLLPAALILLAAGLWLAGRAARTDRRRAGLLLWGGWLLVTGLIFSFMSGIFHAYYTVALAPAVGALVGIGVTMLWRARTASGRWRGHVATLILAGTLAITVWWSWRLLGRTPDWHPWLRPTILATGLTTAALLPLLDLRTPRPLPVIKEFASGSESRGDANSLITPGRGARRWTRWTRWGVAGIAAVGVAVGMAGPAAYAWQTASTPHTGSIPSAGPVVAGGFGPAGRGGFPGGRSPGGGELPGFPGGGNGAFPGFPGGQDGTGQNRGTRQDGGFPGFPGGGQAPGASGGRDGGGTGQDGGRGTPGGGMGGLLDAREPSAEMTALLKADATDYTWVAATVGSNNASGYQLATGEPVMPIGGFNGSDPSPTLEQFQRYVAAGKIHYFVGGGGFRANGGSSASAEIAAWVAETFTATTVDGTTVYDLSSEG
- a CDS encoding glycosyltransferase, yielding MTRTPESRAAVHARPTAATAVLDVVVPVYNEEVDLGPCVRRLHAHLTAHFPYPFRITVADNASSDGTWAVAEALAAELPEVGVLHLAEKGRGRALRAAWSASPAPVLAYLDVDLSTDLAALLPLVAPLLSGHSDLAIGTRLARASRVVRGAKREVISRGYNLLLRGALAARFSDAQCGFKAIRADVAAELLPLVQDTGWFFDTELLVLAQRAGLRIHEVPVDWVDDPDSRVDIVATALADLRGIGRLGRALLTGALPLARLRSQLGRAPLPAPAAQVPVGLPGQLARFAAVGVASTLAYLLLFVVARGPLGAQPANLLALLLTAVANTAANRRLTFGVTGRRHAGRHHLQGMLAFALGLALTSGALAVLHATTSASRAAELAVLVTANLAATALRFLLLRLAMHHRR